TAGAAATGAGTTCTAATGGCATGATGATTGACGAAGAACTATCGGGTACGTTTGATCAATTAGAGGAATATAGTGATCTTGGTGATCTGACCATAGACATGGGATGTGATGTCCTTGATAATCCTCTTGTTTCTGAAGATAAGGGCAGGCTAAATTTACTTGAAGGTGCAATTCAGTAACATGAATACCATACTAACAGGCCATGCGAAGAAAATGTCAGATGAGATGACAAGCCTTCGTAAGTTAACTAGTGATGGCATGTTTGCAGGGGAAAAAGTGAATGGAGAAAACTTTAATCGAGTCTCCGAGCCAAGAGTTTACGCTGGTTCCAGAAATACTAGAGAAATCGAGAATTTCTTCTATGACGTTGAGGCATACTTTGAGGCGAATGGAACTGGGGAAAGACAAAAGGTAACTCTCGCAGGCAATTACCTTGGTGGTGATGCAAAGGTTTGGTGGAGAACAATACTGCAAGAAGATGAAACTGCTGGTTATGCCAATCCTATGTCATGGAATGACATGAAAGATGGATTGAGATGTCAGTTCTGGCCAAGCAATGGTGCTTGGTATACAAGAGAGAGTTTGCATAGGATAAAGATGACGGGTACACCACAGGCCTATGCTGAAAACTTCCTTGCATTGGTGCAAGAAGTACGTGGCATGAGTGAAGAAGATCGGATGTTCCAATTTCTGAGTGGCGCGAGTTCGTTGGTCATTGCTGAACTCAAGAGGCACAAAAATCAGAGTATCCAGATGGCTATTCAGGAGGTAAGATAGCTTATCAGTTGCACAACAACTGAAGATGTGCAAGCTGTGACGGTAAGGCCAAAGGAaaggagaaatatgtaagcagtAAGCGCAAGCATGATCCAAAGGAAGATGAACTATTCCCTTCTGCCCGGAAGTATAAGAGATGTTTCATTTGCAAGGGATTACATTTCGCTAGAAGATGTCCATTCAAGGCGCAACTCAATGCATCAGTTGGGGATGATTATGGGAGTCATTCTAGCAAGACTCGTGAAGGCCGAAGTGAAAGTTCCAGGAAGAGGCCTCGAAGCAAAGTGGTCGCTCACTTCGACAAAGGTAGAAACTAAGCTAGAACGAGCAGTAGTGTTGCTGTCTCCATTGGCAACACTTGGTACCAGAAAACATAGCGTTTTCCGAGCTTGCTTTATGtatctttagttgttgatttttaCAAACTCTATGTGTAGAGTTTGGTTGTACAGACTTTTATTTGAGTCTTCAAGTTTGTATATACTTTGCTTTGGTGTAAGCAAGTTGCTCTGTTAATGAAGTTTTAGCTTTCCAAAATGATCGGTGGAGAAAGAAGAGCAATGTTTGAGTGCATtatgggatgcatttgagaagttAAGTGAATAGAAAGAAGGCAAAAGACTTCCGCTGAAGAACCGTTGAGTTGGCTGTTTGCATTGGTGctaacttataaggctgaagtgcaggTGGGTGAAGCTTTATTCACAAAACCACTTTATTGTCGGCTTACGCCTTCGCAGAAAATTTGTCTGGGGCATTTGAAGATGTGACACTTGGGAAGGCGCATTGAATTGACCTAGAAATGTTTGTGTTTTATTTAAATTAATTGGAACCAAAATCAAGGTAACATTAATTAGATTTTACATCTTTAATcacgaaaaaaaaattgttttctttgcGGGAGAAGAAGAACATACATTTAATAAACACAAATATAACACCAAAAAATGAGTCAAATTAACAACAACAAGAAATCCCCATCTGATCAGAACtttgtcttcatcatcataataaacACCATTGATCATCAATATTAATATATATAGACAAAAGAGAGAATTAGATCATTTCCTTCTCACCATTGATGCAGGATTCCCATCGAACAATTCATCGATAGACGTCTCAATATCTTCCGGTCCATACTTTATGTACTTCTCGGACTGTCTCCCTGAATCCAAGTACTGCCTAAACCTTGCTAAGAAAGATCGATAAGCCGGTATCATAACGGCTGATATCGAAACCCTGAGCTCGGACTGGAGTTGCTCGTCGCTTACAACCCACGAGCTCTGCGCTTTATGAATTTCCTCGAACATTGCGTTAAAAGCCTTGAACCTTTCTTTCAATACTGGCTTTGAGACTTTACCATGTACTTGTAAACCTTCATCTCTAAGACATGCTAACACCTTACCCCATGTCTCTCTTTGATAGTTCTTGTGATACTGTCGAAGGTCCGAGGATCTTTTACGACTCCAATTGTCGCCCATTAGATGATAAATCTCGACTGAACCCTTAATCTTTTGCATTATATAGCGTCCATTATTCATCAAGAAAATGTAACTTAATGAAAGATCTTTGTACAATTTGGCTTTCGACTCGAGATTCGCATCGAGTAGATCCATTACGTTTACTAGCTGCAATGCGAAAGGAGATTGTGGTGCCGATTGATTGTTGCGTGCATTATCATCGTTATTATCGCCTTCTTGATCATCTTCGGATGGATTATCAATCTTTTTGTGTTCATTGAATACTTGTTCTAATGTATCTTTATATTCACAAGCGTATTTTAGATAATTCATTGTGTAACGAGTTAAAGGATGAACTGCACCACCAGGTACAGGCGTTTTACCAGTATCGCTCTTAATTGAATTCTCTAAATCACAGAAAATGCTTACCACTGCCTCGCCGAGCCGACAACGGGCTGAAGAAATTTCCGCTTTGAGTTCCACTGACGATTCGTTGAAGAACACTTCGTCCATGGCTGGAATAAGATCACGTAAGGTTTCGTACATGTCGAGGAACTTGAAGAGTTTTTCAGCTGATCTTTTCGTCATGGCAACAGCTTCGGCGAAATTCAAAAGTTGTATAATGATCCCTCGCGTAAGATTACTGAACAGACTGTCCGCCACACGAGGATAATCGGAGAAAACCGCTTCGCAAAGCTTCTTCTCACCTGAGAAATAAATTGTGATGCATCTTTTAAACGTTTTAATCCATGTAGATATCTCCGACTCAAGAGACTCCCATTGCATCTTCTGCACATCGTCGATGCTAATCTTTTCAAACCCCATCTTGTTTAAGCTTTCTTCAAAAACATTTCTCCTTGTTATGCTATACACCTGACAACACTCGGTTTCGTACCCGCCGGATATCATAGCCGTTGCGACTCGGTTCAGGTTCGTTACAACCTCCGGTGCATATCCGGGGAATTCGGATTCAGCACTAGCAGAACCAGGTTCTTGTGGGATTACAGCACAAGCTGTACTAGTTGTGCGATCAAGATCTTTGGAAGAGGAATGCTTCTTTGATTTAGGATTGATCACAATCGGTTCGACTTCGCAGCTTCTAGATTCATCGAGTAATGCACGAAACTCTTCTTCTAAGAACGTCATTGCCTTTTGTAAAACAGTACTAGTACGATTGAAAGACTTAGCGTAATTCAAATCGAAATGAAACTCTTTGAGAGAATTTGTCAAGTTTGATATCCTGTAAGTAGATTGAAGAAGAGAGGGACCTTCTTCCGAATTCTCAAGCCACTTCTCAGGTTCTTTGCTCGAATCTTGGTTCAACAAATCCGCTTCAACAACCTTAAGAAAGTTTTCGATGGAAACAGGGATTTCCGGTGGAGGATTTCGTTCGTCACCAACCGTGGCAGTAGATAAAAGATTAAGAAACCGATCGATGTCCTCAGATAACTTGTTAATGTTAGAGTCAAGATCAGACGGAGACGATTCGGGTTCAGTTGCTGCAATGCTATCTCCTCCTTCTGTTGCTGTTGGTGTTGTTACTTGTTGTTGTTCTTCGTTTGTTTCTTCCTTGTTGTTATGAATGTTTTCTTCTTGGACCTTAGGAGATTCAGGTATTGAGTCTAATGATTTTAGGCTGGATGCTTGAGGAGACAAAGAAATGGTAATATCAGATGTATGTTTTGGAGAAGAGTTGTCGAGgttgttattgttattattattgttagGGTAAGAACGGCAGGCAAAACTACCGGATTTCTCAGGAGGAAGAGAAAAGGTTTTCTCCATTTGGAGTTGGTTGTTAAAGAGAATGAAAGCTGATTAATGATATTTTCTTTAAGGGAGGAAATGAAGGGTTTGGAATTAGAAATGGAACAGAGAAAATCAAGGACCATTGCTCATTTTTTTCTTGTTGCTGTTGTTTTGAAAAtgtgttttgttgtttctttcgGTGTGTGTGTGTTGTTAAATTTGGGGAGTTTGAAATGGTCGTTTGGTTGGTTTTAAGTTATGGCTGTGGTGATGAGATCGTGAGGGATGTGCGGACATGGTTTTTCAGATTTCTTTATGCTTTCTGTTTTCATGAATTATTATGATGATTAGTAAGAGAGATTCTCACTGTTGACTCGCGTTTGTTCTTGTGATTATGCTCACCACGATGTTCCGTCTATCTATGCATGTCTGGTAATAAAATATGTGATGCATCTCTTTGGTTGGTGACGCTCGGACACTGCCTACTCCCCCCCCCCGGCGGAAAGATCTGATACACTTATGTTAATCAGCATAATTTTAGGTTATGTCACTTGTGAGTTTTTGTCCGGCTATTTTGATGCCTAACCACATGATAGACTTCAATGAATGATAGTAATATAGGTAGCTCGAGCCTAGAGTCCTAGACACACGGGGATTTTATATATGTAACTAATTTTCTTACGCTTAAAGTCGTGTTGCTTAATTGGTGGCACATGGACATAATGGAAGAACGCATATATGTGGATTAAAGATATCAAAAGAAATAATTAACAGAAAAGGATCAattcggtttcaactacattccgagacgtaaggagcacgactgcagcTTAATTACTTGGAAGGTTAATTCGTTATCAAatgcattccagtctgaagtctgatagtaggctagtacgtgtaccggcttaatacaatttggtgttcaaagctggacgaggtcccggggttttactaCATGTGCAGTTtatctcgttaacaaaacttcgggtGTCTTAGTTTTTCCCTTGACACCGTATATTGttttctttataataggaataacacaagtaatACATATAAAATCTAGGTAGTGTAAGTCTTTATTAATTGTGTTCGATTACAAGACTcgtttgtagaattcgtatcttgaaagttACATAACAAGTTTCGTACTTGGAAGAATTCGGATCCTCTTgttttggatacgactagattgaactTGGATACTGATTTGTGAGATCGTCCAAGGACTCTTATACACAATCAGGTTTGTGGATTTTGTTGTCTAAATATATTTATTATGGAAAGGATAATATAAAAGATCTATATACATATGGTTCAAGGATCTTTAATTAGATCTACTTGTAATTTTAATAGGTTATGTCCATACAGGTTGcaaaatgaaaaagttggtggtatactaGGTGCCctcttcttttcaattggtatcagaacatgcAAGCATCgttagaccttacaagtctgtaatTTTGGTGATCTAAATTCATAGACAAGAATTCAAACTCTGAGAAAGTACCACCAAATCTAGGGGattcagaatcttcttcttcctAAAGCCATAGAAGAACTTCTGGATGTACCTCCTagaggtttaaaatcccttgaagtgtttgcTAGCCATGAAAAACAACTGGAGAATATTACCCTCGATATTGACTTGTATCTTCAGAAAGAACAAGACTCTCTCCAAAGGATAAATATGCATGTggtaaataatattcatgttagagcactgctcggtcgaactcgcaagcattgctgtctcaagcttgtttgtcaagtttagttgatcaaaactatatacttgatttctagtctacttatagctacgtctcggattaggatagaagtgtgtagtcgagctttagacttcacgacgttcaccagttgaagaagaagatctattgaagagcttggaggatcTTCGTtgataaaaggtatatggagactaaaacttatctatcactcagaagtctattcaattgtattttctaatgagactaagtcgtataactatatagactttgtgttatgcacatttgaaattttgagtcgagtttatctcttttatttatttctcgaaatacaggTTTAAAGCTTAGAaagcttcatcatctacttgacaagtttagtggtaaacaatttatttgttggaaactaaatattaagccaagatgatcgtgtgaaaattaccttgaacatgttacatgatttgtgtgagacaatcattttttATGTTAACTtgagaagtttcgtattgatcaattaatcatttgaatattacttgaagctagtggtatgtgtgagattatcaTTGTTGTCTTTCAAGGATATTTTaatgattgaatgagagttttaCAACTACTATTAATGCCTGGAtgcaacacagtatgcgtacctagtatgtgaactgtgAAGTACTAGTTCAGGTCTGGAACTCTTTTTCATGAACTGTGTTTGCGAACTAGTTTACCTGTGATAGGTCTGGAACTGTGGTTTGCGAACAGTATTCGCGAACGACAAGTCTAGGTAAGTCCGGAACTGAGGTTCGCGCACTcaatttgcgaacacagtggctaggttctaaaatcggtaagtatgacaactcatactcatgaactgaGGTTCGTTTGCAAACTATATGCGAACTTGCTTTGCAGACCGTgccattatgttcatgaattagttctagtataagtactttgtacaattactaATCAAATTAAATGTGCTTcaaattgttcatggatatttctatgagatagtgaacatttgaacaactctcttaaagcacatttaaattcatttgattatctatcataatTGATTgacatcatatttgatctagaagtgttcgATTAGGCCCCTTCCTATGGGTGTGGCAAACATGAATGTTTGCCATTTAAGCACCCACTATGGAGATGGCTAACTGGAAAACTTTTCCACTTAGTCAGGCCAGGTCAAGTTTACACCGCTTATTAATTGTTTAgtcgtcttttttttcttctctcctaCTTTTTAGTTATTATAACAGATTTTTATTGCAAGAGGACCCCACAGAATATTATATAATCCCTAAAATTTAATAGAGACCCCACCAGATATaaataactaatttttttattGATAACGGACCCACAAAACACAATATAATATCCTACTTTAATAAAATTTGCCAGTTTTACCATAGTGGGGATGGCATGGCAAAACAACTTTTATACTAGttcccataggaaccggccttaaTATGGCTaagctaaaagtgttcatatggctaacatcagttaactgttattgagacaacttgttatacatgtttaggtacgattcacccatatctaaatgtaggtgtatttcatttgtgtgtatcaagctaatactaTCTAATGGTGAAGATTGATTTTGTATTTTCTAAGAAGACTTAGattaaatcttaaatcaggagttcatctaacagtgaatattaattgttttgttactaagctatcttagctttgattgtaaccaaccctgatttcaaagactatCTAAGGGAGAACTCCAGCATATGGAAAatctaatcccgacactctcgtgtgtcctagttgcaagtTAGAGTCAATTATCCGTTAACCTAGGTTTACAGTACTTCAGAAAATCattctaggttaacgacttgaagtcttcatttgggattcgtgaatccaggcccaactattttctatgtagttgtgtatcctgatcttactttttctatcatgttaagtttaatcttctctaatattttctcgagatttatattcgatagataagatataaaaagtaataacaacattttcttcgtctcagactcttgtgattccgcaataacttcttatgttaatcagttaggttattgtgaggcgaATAATATTTCtaagctgctcttcgggagtatataagaccggatttttagttgtgtttcatgttcaccttgatctttatcttaaaacgaaaacaaaaaatagaatatacttatatgtgggagatatatttgtttataagtcttcgattttggatcgtagaaacttctaggatgtaaaggacgtcagctaggaGAATCAAGTGTGAAGATTTTTGCGAGATTCAAGATGCGTAAGGAAAGCGAATGTACCTTAATAATTGTGACACTTGGtgagggatcaactacattccagtccgaagttaatttgtactaggctagagtctgtagcagcttaatacagtgtggtgttcaagtctggattaggtcccggggttttctggatttgtggtttccttgttaacaaaatttttggtgtatgtgttatttcttttccgcattatatattctttatataattgaaatatcacagactgTGCGTATTTCAATcacaattgataaatccgacattgttgttggatatgacttgattgatactcgaccattggtctttgataccatccgattcattctcataacaatcaggttcacgaattTCTATCTTTTTGATTTACTAATTGAGTTGAGAAATTGATAAAGTTCTTTAATATACATCCTGATTAAGACTCAGTAACTTGGTGCTCTCCGAATTACATTgtagtttagtccatacaaattgccgaacaaaatagttgggcgtggttgttgtacccccgcattttcaattggtatcagagcaataaAACACACTATGacatcataagtctgtgtttgtagcaatctgccTATacggacagaagtgttatctttgATAAACGTATCACCAGGAATAAAAATGATGTTcctatgaaatctattaaagagaaaggtttGTCTGTCTCTCTTATAGATGAAAACCTTGTTCCCATGAAACATACAAATATTGATAAGTGGTACCCTTTTTATCTTACTGAAGAatctgactctgaagtagaaaaGGAAGCAGCCAAACAAAGTTCAATGATTATAAGTCAAGTTAGAATTCAGTCCGCTGAAATCAATacgttgaaacacaaagtcaatatgcTTATTGGTATGGTTAATGATCGTGAATCTTAGTTAAATATTCTTCGTGAAGAAAAACTCAAAGTAAGTTTATCAAGAACTTTACTCGAGGCCAAACTTGAGGAGAATGACTTAGAAATCAAACGCCTATTGAATAAATCCTCTATTTTCATTGCAAGCTTTGTTCtgaagagtccactataccattTGCCTCTGAAAAAATCGTGTTGTTAGAAAATGCGACTACAtgtaatcatgtttctctaacGAAACTGGTTTCAGAAGCGAAAATCCAAACCCTTCCTATTGCTAAAGATTATAACTTCCTATAATCAAGGAATTACTGCATCTCATGGAAGGAAGAATACTTTTAACAATTATGTTGAACCTACTCACTCTAATCActctggtgatcagaaagtgtgtttcAATTGTGACACAAAGGGACATGTTTGACGGAAGCGCAAATTAAGGTTGGATGATAATTATATTGGTCGACTCCAACACATCGTAGATTTAAttatcaaaggtgtaactgatattcgtatgtctaaaccaaccGGTTTTAAGAATCACCTCGTGAAACCTTCCAGGAAGATCAGTTCAATTTTCCCTTCTAATGTTCGAACCTGTAATAGTATCTTAAACGCGAATCGGTCAATAAAGTTTCTAAAGGATCCTTCTCAAAATGGGGTTCGAAATGATTTTCAAGGTGTGAAAAAGTTACCAGAAGAAGCTAATCACAATGGAGCTGTGAAATACAATATAAATctaataattgaaggatataagatCTCATTGACAAATTTTCGAATTCCACCAGTCAAACTTCTTCAGGTAAGGGTTATAACTAGTCTCATACTTTGATGTTAGTAAGTTCTATGATGATTTTTACACCAAAATGGGCATCTTCCAAGAATAAGAGTTAAAAAATGGTTTAAACGTAAACATTATCCATTTGATGAGAAAATGCTCATTCTTATGTTAATTAATACGGTTTGGaatcttactcataaaaatcctattgagtaagatatgtcaataatCAGGCATGCTTCTGATGGCAATCAATTTTTCTCTAGATAAGATAATCTTGTCTCGTTTCAAATTCTTATGGTTTGACTATTGATACAGTCAACTTTGGAATGTTGAGAAGGAAATTAAAGGATCTACATAATTAGAttggtataatttttttttatgttaatcTTGTGCTTTAAATCTTTCCTTTTCTCCGGAGAATGTtgatttattgagctaagatgtGTGACATCTGTTTCACTTCGCAAAATATCTTTTGTATCTACTTTTCCATGAAAATTAGTTATTTCAGTGTCTATTTTGTGCTCCTTAAAAGTCATATTTAATCATTTAAAATCATGTGGGTTAAGTTTTATGTTCATACGGGTACCCGTTTGTTGCGCGTCATGAACCAACTCTAAAACTctaaaaaatatattccatgtgaAACTGTTTATATACCTATCCTATTGAGTTGAGTTCtctcactctaggttatttttttttatcaagaatGTATTCTCCTTCTCATACTTGCGATTTTAtgaaaggatttcttgataagggtAACAGTTACAGATCCAAGGGGAAGATGAAAAGAACATTATAGAAGATGACATTGTCAAATCTCAAAACTCTGAAGACTGTCCTGATGCTTCATGCTTTTACGCATATACTCATCAATATGTGGAGCATgaagatatggtttctgctgaagttgttcatgattttattaaatactttgaggaagcaaagttgcagcttgttgatactatgaaaggTCTTGATGtgctacgaactgagttgaaaaaggttacttctgaccttattctcatgaagtcacatgttAAAGATTTTCTCAACAAGGATAGCTTCTCTGAAGATGCATTAgatgttgttgatcacaagctcaaagatctaAAAACCTATGAAGATTCAAAAAAATGCTTAGATCGTTTTTGTTTTAAGGTTTAAATTATGAGTAGGAAACTTCtttttgagaatttattcttttgtttaagaaggataactagggtttggcataacaaatattgtgattacacatactaaaaagacgagggtacccaaatacaccacaatgttTTTATTTCAACATATAAGTCTTTTACGGAATGTGAACGTGTATGGACAGAGTTGAAAAAATACCAAgatttggttcacacttcgtgtgatcatctacagatacgagatcgagacaatacgacaacaagataacttgtgcgattaactatggatacaagatcgagagaatacaacaacaaaaaaagtgttacttgataataggtttggaaatcaccaaactttataggatcactatcaagtaatgcggagttaacgttGTTTATggttgaaaactatttctgccagttttggtaatttggggtgtgcggatgagaaatgaatctaaaccctgaacatatgcactgcacggaagtacttgtgattcgagaaatcaatctgtacaactctggcctaaaccaagaaatggccattcctgacttgcttcggtcacaaagtgaaggagatggggttgatcttagggagggaagcgaagaaggtgttgagaatgtggaggtgctggctgtttatgacttgtatcagaaagctgaactggcttgcaggatgtaagctatcagttctggtgtttggatacgattgtatcaacacttggtttctgtcttgtcttgtGTTCTTTTGAAATAGgggggaacctatttatacaagtcattgagccttacccacgtctctcatgggaagtgaagaaagtggagtgatagagtagtggagttgcgtgtgttagtgtcacacgattagtcttacccacttctcccatcatcactaaccgtccatgtcttcctgacacgttcttgtgatggcgcgttgtgcgctgcacgctgtaaaccgccagaccaataccccagtatgtatcccccagtttgtgacatgattaatgtctcgagtgtgtggatcgtgggacccacaaaaggtagcatgtgatgctagattaaataactaagttatttaggaagtcgatatttgtgaaatatcgtgtgtattctatgcaggcaatgcatcgaatataatcagcatgtgtgaagcatcgctgttttaaggcttaacggagtaagtcacgattaagcgtcttaaaatagatgcatgtctatccatcttcgagtgatcgtttggaggctatacaggtaagtcctgacttggccgattactttgtgtggaagagtggtggacggtgatcgtggtgatgcctcactggtcgcctaactcctgtcttaggttgtccgtccaatctggtgaagttggacggacgagatggattgcgcccacatctgcgaccgttggattagggtttaagaggtgctcaaacaccaacctttagcttggtcgaatccaagcatgggagacatatttggtagggacgatcgggcatgcgtgtagacgacataCTGGTGTAGGAGCCTATACCTCACTgcctcatgaaggtgcaatctagaacactgaatttgtcaggcaaagaggaatggctgagattgatttgcgacagaaatctcatgccgcaaaggccgcgcgtcatgcctacttctggcgcgcgtttcgagacgaccaagcctggtcggtcttggccgatcagtcaggcgtgcagatgGCGGGATGGTGTACACCTCCATacctcattgtcccatagaaacatgatctaagccactcaatttttccggcgaagttgagtggtcgagattggtttgcgattgggaagtgtgaccacgcctagtttggacgtgcgaatcgaggcaaccagctatggtatgccttggccgatcgggtgtggagatatatgGGCCTAcaatgatcgtgttgatactcacaggacctgcttagtctattcccaGACTGtccattcgagcaggagaaaatggacgctcgtgatgatTTGcgacgcaaaaccctaattatggtttttggccggccgcgtgttagctagtttggctaaccgaaaatacgtgttatatacctcatatggagaggccgattgtgtggggcacttattaggccggtgctgagtgcggtggtatgtgtccgacatctcaggcttgatctaagccatccaaccatggtgGTAaatttggatggtcgtgatcaattttaggtttttagtggactttt
This genomic stretch from Papaver somniferum cultivar HN1 chromosome 5, ASM357369v1, whole genome shotgun sequence harbors:
- the LOC113281102 gene encoding exocyst complex component EXO70B1-like, with the translated sequence MEKTFSLPPEKSGSFACRSYPNNNNNNNNLDNSSPKHTSDITISLSPQASSLKSLDSIPESPKVQEENIHNNKEETNEEQQQVTTPTATEGGDSIAATEPESSPSDLDSNINKLSEDIDRFLNLLSTATVGDERNPPPEIPVSIENFLKVVEADLLNQDSSKEPEKWLENSEEGPSLLQSTYRISNLTNSLKEFHFDLNYAKSFNRTSTVLQKAMTFLEEEFRALLDESRSCEVEPIVINPKSKKHSSSKDLDRTTSTACAVIPQEPGSASAESEFPGYAPEVVTNLNRVATAMISGGYETECCQVYSITRRNVFEESLNKMGFEKISIDDVQKMQWESLESEISTWIKTFKRCITIYFSGEKKLCEAVFSDYPRVADSLFSNLTRGIIIQLLNFAEAVAMTKRSAEKLFKFLDMYETLRDLIPAMDEVFFNESSVELKAEISSARCRLGEAVVSIFCDLENSIKSDTGKTPVPGGAVHPLTRYTMNYLKYACEYKDTLEQVFNEHKKIDNPSEDDQEGDNNDDNARNNQSAPQSPFALQLVNVMDLLDANLESKAKLYKDLSLSYIFLMNNGRYIMQKIKGSVEIYHLMGDNWSRKRSSDLRQYHKNYQRETWGKVLACLRDEGLQVHGKVSKPVLKERFKAFNAMFEEIHKAQSSWVVSDEQLQSELRVSISAVMIPAYRSFLARFRQYLDSGRQSEKYIKYGPEDIETSIDELFDGNPASMVRRK